One window of Oryza brachyantha chromosome 12, ObraRS2, whole genome shotgun sequence genomic DNA carries:
- the LOC102710836 gene encoding uncharacterized protein LOC102710836 isoform X4 translates to MCLLKWRREALSPQMAYCGGGGTGGSRTTLAAVMAARAPRPSWIRPEAVRAAEAAAREVLRRVEPTEAAERRRQDVIGYLGRLFGTALGCEVIAFGSVPLKSYLPDGDIDITVLGNTALDSTYISDVHSILESEQDSGTELEIKGLQFINAEVKLIKCVIENIVVDISFNQIGGVSTLCFLELVDRKVGKNHLFKRSIMLIKAWCYYESRILGAHHGLLSTYALETLVLYIFNIFHKSLHGPLEALYKFLEYFSKFDWEKYCISLNGPVLLSSLPNLAEVSGGSNINICLKHLNIIDPLKWSNNLGRSVSKGSFYRIRGAFSFGAQKLGQILMLRADLIPTEIFGFFMNTLKRHGRGERSDVGKNDSPEFLLAPEYALGKDAPVLNNSNRSEDENRSPNPHRTSDSYFPGTGFNIHSTYSTGNGNDSFKQGCKDCSAGEDLPPVISFMEQQIYANNKPHILTPSTRTNTLDVPHSCAAESNRSDLHEQKLILSPCSTSNLLDLSGDLDLHLGCLRKIQYHLESMFDGLVQLIQEAFLSGVLDEDSFKIPTESYFSNTDARHPGLLSVSSSKTEIRNLSPVYYSHSTGDICHKSHTGDQVNAVCQQNGSLPSGTHITSNGLTFSPYPTAISENYPVYRFHTTQDLRTYGTGMQSLNNASLFLGTNVLSNALGQFSSPADGSENHNIFGYNSTRNNRVTRGTGSYIPQMSYDTYKERILSEKGRRQREILPNRLFKIKTNQTGHLHQHNSHEVGCSDESNGVITAESTYHIPTNQNSSQQDYSGKIVVPGEGGFALESASTNHATELTQISQPWNVHNNQHGYVCSDNNNMVDNQKPATSESLVRPDNESRELQILHPPEVQICKATASPCIVLPLCGHDGQGNIQESNTCQPSSPAIEVCHPIKTKLDESLQFGSFGPISFSVPCAKFRAVFPILPSIKGPVETPISTLARPQPTATESRSEGFYQLKDEADFPPLQAGSC, encoded by the exons GTAATTGCATTTGGGTCAGTTCCTCTGAAGAGCTATCTCCCAGACGGGGATATTGATATAACTGTACTTGGGAACACTGCTCTGGACAGCACTTACATTAGTGATGTTCACAGTATACTTGAATCGGAGCAGGATAGCGGCACAGAACTTGAAATAAAGGGTTTGCAATTCATCAATGCTGAG GTAAAGCTCATTAAATGTGTTATTGAGAATATTGTTGTTGACATCTCGTTCAACCAAATTGGTGGTGTCTCCACACTCTGCTTTCTTGAGCTG GTTGACCGTAAAGTTGGCAAAAATCATCTGTTTAAGAGGAGCATTATGCTAATCAAGGCATGGTGCTATTATGAAAGCCGCATACTAGGAGCTCATCATGGACTGCTATCTACTTATGCGTTGGAAACACTTgttctttacatatttaatatatttcacAAATCTCTGCACGGCCCCTTAGAG GCTTTGTACAAGTTTTTGGAATATTTTAGCAAGTTTGACTGGGAAAAGTATTGCATTAGTCTAAATGGTCCTGTTCTTTTGTCATCTTTGCCCAACCTTGCTG AAGTTTCTGGtggatcaaacataaatatttgccTGAAGCATCTGAACATAATTGATCCATTGAAGTGGAGTAATAATCTTGGCAGAAGCGTCAGCAAAG GAAGCTTTTACCGCATAAGAGGTGCTTTCTCATTTGGTGCACAAAAGCTGGGTCAAATTCTCATGTTACGTGCTGACCTTATTCCTACTGAGatctttggattttttatgAACACCTTGAAGAGACATGGAAGAGGAGAAAGATCAGACGTTGGTAAAAATGATTCCCCAGAATTCTTGCTTGCTCCTGAATATGCACTTGGAAAAGATGCACCAGTCTTGAACAATTCCAACAGAAGTGAAGATGAAAACAGAAGTCCGAATCCGCACAGGACCTCAGATAGCTATTTCCCAG GAACCGGTTTCAATATCCATTCAACATATTCCACAGGGAATGGTAACGACAGCTTTAAACAGGGTTGCAAGGATTGTTCTGCAGGGGAAGATTTACCACCTGTTATATCATTTATGGAACAACAGATTTATGCGAACAATAAACCACATATATTGACTCCCTCTACTCGTACAAATACTTTGGATGTTCCCCATTCTTGCGCAGCTGAGTCAAATAGGAGTGATCTCCATGAACAGAAACTGATACTTTCTCCTTGCTCAACATCAAATTTGTTGGATCTATCAGGGGATCTGGATTTGCACTTGGGATGCCTTCGGAAAATTCAGTACCACCTGGAGTCCATGTTTGATGGGTTGGTGCAGCTGATTCAGGAAGCATTTTTGTCTGGTGTGCTAGATGAAGACTCCTTCAAGATTCCAACGGAGAGCTACTTTTCAAATACTGACGCAAGGCATCCAGGGTTATTATCAGTTTCATCTTCTAAAACTGAGATAAGGAACTTATCTCCAGTTTACTATTCGCATAGCACAGGAGATATTTGTCATAAATCACACACTGGGGACCAAGTGAATGCAGTTTGTCAGCAGAATGGTTCATTACCCTCAGGAACACATATTACATCGAACGGGTTGACATTTTCTCCATATCCTACTGCTATTTCAGAGAACTATCCTGTTTATAGGTTTCATACCACACAGGATCTTAGGACTTATGGAACTGGCATGCAATCTCTCAAT AATGCATCATTGTTTCTTGGAACAAATGTACTATCAAATGCATTGGGACAATTTTCATCTCCTGCTGACGGTTCAGAGAACCATAACATTTTTGGGTATAATAGCACAAGAAATAATCGTGTGACGCGTGGAACTGGCTCATACATTCCCCAGATG AGTTATGATACTTACAAGGAGCGCATATTGtctgaaaaaggaagaagacaaAGAGAAATATTACCAAATCGACTGTTCAAGATTAAAACCAACCAAACTGGCCACCTTCATCAGCACAACTCACATGAAGTTGGATGTTCTGATGAAAGCAATGGGGTTATTACAGCTGAAAGTACATATCATATACCAACAAACCAAAATAGTTCACAACAGGATTACTCAGGCAAAATTGTAGTTCCAGGTGAAGGAGGTTTTGCTCTGGAGAGTGCATCAACAAATCATGCAACCGAACTGACACAAATAAGCCAGCCATGGAATGTTCATAACAATCAACATGGGTATGTTTGCTCAGACAACAACAACATGGTTGACAACCAAAAACCTGCTACCAGCGAAAGCCTTGTCAGACCTGACAATGAATCAAGGGAGCTACAGATACTCCATCCACCAGAAGTTCAAATCTGCAAAGCTACAGCATCACCTTGTATAGTGCTTCCTCTTTGTGGCCACGACGGTCAAGGAAATATACAAGAATCCAATACATGTCAGCCCTCCTCACCTGCAATAGAGGTTTGTCATCCAATCAAAACAAAACTAGATGAAAGTCTTCAGTTTGGATCTTTCGGACCTATCTCATTTAGCGTTCCCTGTGCAAAGTTCAGAGCAGTATTCCCAATTCTGCCTTCTATCAAGGGACCTGTAGAAACCCCAATTTCAACTCTTGCGAGACCTCAGCCAACTGCAACAGAAAGCAG GTCAGAAGGATTCTACCAACTGAAAGATGAAGCTGACTTTCCTCCTCTCCAGGCTGGTTCTTGCTGA
- the LOC102710836 gene encoding uncharacterized protein LOC102710836 isoform X3, with translation MCLLKWRREALSPQMAYCGGGGTGGSRTTLAAVMAARAPRPSWIRPEAVRAAEAAAREVLRRVEPTEAAERRRQDVIGYLGRLFGTALGCEVIAFGSVPLKSYLPDGDIDITVLGNTALDSTYISDVHSILESEQDSGTELEIKGLQFINAEVKLIKCVIENIVVDISFNQIGGVSTLCFLELVDRKVGKNHLFKRSIMLIKAWCYYESRILGAHHGLLSTYALETLVLYIFNIFHKSLHGPLEALYKFLEYFSKFDWEKYCISLNGPVLLSSLPNLAVELSAINDELLFSKEILEVPFDKLIVLPEVSGGSNINICLKHLNIIDPLKWSNNLGRSVSKGSFYRIRGAFSFGAQKLGQILMLRADLIPTEIFGFFMNTLKRHGRGERSDVGKNDSPEFLLAPEYALGKDAPVLNNSNRSEDENRSPNPHRTSDSYFPGTGFNIHSTYSTGNGNDSFKQGCKDCSAGEDLPPVISFMEQQIYANNKPHILTPSTRTNTLDVPHSCAAESNRSDLHEQKLILSPCSTSNLLDLSGDLDLHLGCLRKIQYHLESMFDGLVQLIQEAFLSGVLDEDSFKIPTESYFSNTDARHPGLLSVSSSKTEIRNLSPVYYSHSTGDICHKSHTGDQVNAVCQQNGSLPSGTHITSNGLTFSPYPTAISENYPVYRFHTTQDLRTYGTGMQSLNNASLFLGTNVLSNALGQFSSPADGSENHNIFGYNSTRNNRVTRGTGSYIPQMSYDTYKERILSEKGRRQREILPNRLFKIKTNQTGHLHQHNSHEVGCSDESNGVITAESTYHIPTNQNSSQQDYSGKIVVPGEGGFALESASTNHATELTQISQPWNVHNNQHGYVCSDNNNMVDNQKPATSESLVRPDNESRELQILHPPEVQICKATASPCIVLPLCGHDGQGNIQESNTCQPSSPAIEVCHPIKTKLDESLQFGSFGPISFSVPCAKFRAVFPILPSIKGPVETPISTLARPQPTATESRSEGFYQLKDEADFPPLQAGSC, from the exons GTAATTGCATTTGGGTCAGTTCCTCTGAAGAGCTATCTCCCAGACGGGGATATTGATATAACTGTACTTGGGAACACTGCTCTGGACAGCACTTACATTAGTGATGTTCACAGTATACTTGAATCGGAGCAGGATAGCGGCACAGAACTTGAAATAAAGGGTTTGCAATTCATCAATGCTGAG GTAAAGCTCATTAAATGTGTTATTGAGAATATTGTTGTTGACATCTCGTTCAACCAAATTGGTGGTGTCTCCACACTCTGCTTTCTTGAGCTG GTTGACCGTAAAGTTGGCAAAAATCATCTGTTTAAGAGGAGCATTATGCTAATCAAGGCATGGTGCTATTATGAAAGCCGCATACTAGGAGCTCATCATGGACTGCTATCTACTTATGCGTTGGAAACACTTgttctttacatatttaatatatttcacAAATCTCTGCACGGCCCCTTAGAG GCTTTGTACAAGTTTTTGGAATATTTTAGCAAGTTTGACTGGGAAAAGTATTGCATTAGTCTAAATGGTCCTGTTCTTTTGTCATCTTTGCCCAACCTTGCTG TTGAACTTTCGGCCATAAATGATGAATTACTGTTTAGCAAGGAGATCCTTGAGGTCCCGTTTGATAAACTCATTGTACTTCCAGAAGTTTCTGGtggatcaaacataaatatttgccTGAAGCATCTGAACATAATTGATCCATTGAAGTGGAGTAATAATCTTGGCAGAAGCGTCAGCAAAG GAAGCTTTTACCGCATAAGAGGTGCTTTCTCATTTGGTGCACAAAAGCTGGGTCAAATTCTCATGTTACGTGCTGACCTTATTCCTACTGAGatctttggattttttatgAACACCTTGAAGAGACATGGAAGAGGAGAAAGATCAGACGTTGGTAAAAATGATTCCCCAGAATTCTTGCTTGCTCCTGAATATGCACTTGGAAAAGATGCACCAGTCTTGAACAATTCCAACAGAAGTGAAGATGAAAACAGAAGTCCGAATCCGCACAGGACCTCAGATAGCTATTTCCCAG GAACCGGTTTCAATATCCATTCAACATATTCCACAGGGAATGGTAACGACAGCTTTAAACAGGGTTGCAAGGATTGTTCTGCAGGGGAAGATTTACCACCTGTTATATCATTTATGGAACAACAGATTTATGCGAACAATAAACCACATATATTGACTCCCTCTACTCGTACAAATACTTTGGATGTTCCCCATTCTTGCGCAGCTGAGTCAAATAGGAGTGATCTCCATGAACAGAAACTGATACTTTCTCCTTGCTCAACATCAAATTTGTTGGATCTATCAGGGGATCTGGATTTGCACTTGGGATGCCTTCGGAAAATTCAGTACCACCTGGAGTCCATGTTTGATGGGTTGGTGCAGCTGATTCAGGAAGCATTTTTGTCTGGTGTGCTAGATGAAGACTCCTTCAAGATTCCAACGGAGAGCTACTTTTCAAATACTGACGCAAGGCATCCAGGGTTATTATCAGTTTCATCTTCTAAAACTGAGATAAGGAACTTATCTCCAGTTTACTATTCGCATAGCACAGGAGATATTTGTCATAAATCACACACTGGGGACCAAGTGAATGCAGTTTGTCAGCAGAATGGTTCATTACCCTCAGGAACACATATTACATCGAACGGGTTGACATTTTCTCCATATCCTACTGCTATTTCAGAGAACTATCCTGTTTATAGGTTTCATACCACACAGGATCTTAGGACTTATGGAACTGGCATGCAATCTCTCAAT AATGCATCATTGTTTCTTGGAACAAATGTACTATCAAATGCATTGGGACAATTTTCATCTCCTGCTGACGGTTCAGAGAACCATAACATTTTTGGGTATAATAGCACAAGAAATAATCGTGTGACGCGTGGAACTGGCTCATACATTCCCCAGATG AGTTATGATACTTACAAGGAGCGCATATTGtctgaaaaaggaagaagacaaAGAGAAATATTACCAAATCGACTGTTCAAGATTAAAACCAACCAAACTGGCCACCTTCATCAGCACAACTCACATGAAGTTGGATGTTCTGATGAAAGCAATGGGGTTATTACAGCTGAAAGTACATATCATATACCAACAAACCAAAATAGTTCACAACAGGATTACTCAGGCAAAATTGTAGTTCCAGGTGAAGGAGGTTTTGCTCTGGAGAGTGCATCAACAAATCATGCAACCGAACTGACACAAATAAGCCAGCCATGGAATGTTCATAACAATCAACATGGGTATGTTTGCTCAGACAACAACAACATGGTTGACAACCAAAAACCTGCTACCAGCGAAAGCCTTGTCAGACCTGACAATGAATCAAGGGAGCTACAGATACTCCATCCACCAGAAGTTCAAATCTGCAAAGCTACAGCATCACCTTGTATAGTGCTTCCTCTTTGTGGCCACGACGGTCAAGGAAATATACAAGAATCCAATACATGTCAGCCCTCCTCACCTGCAATAGAGGTTTGTCATCCAATCAAAACAAAACTAGATGAAAGTCTTCAGTTTGGATCTTTCGGACCTATCTCATTTAGCGTTCCCTGTGCAAAGTTCAGAGCAGTATTCCCAATTCTGCCTTCTATCAAGGGACCTGTAGAAACCCCAATTTCAACTCTTGCGAGACCTCAGCCAACTGCAACAGAAAGCAG GTCAGAAGGATTCTACCAACTGAAAGATGAAGCTGACTTTCCTCCTCTCCAGGCTGGTTCTTGCTGA
- the LOC102710836 gene encoding uncharacterized protein LOC102710836 isoform X6, translated as MCLLKWRREALSPQMAYCGGGGTGGSRTTLAAVMAARAPRPSWIRPEAVRAAEAAAREVLRRVEPTEAAERRRQDVIGYLGRLFGTALGCEVIAFGSVPLKSYLPDGDIDITVLGNTALDSTYISDVHSILESEQDSGTELEIKGLQFINAEVKLIKCVIENIVVDISFNQIGGVSTLCFLELVDRKVGKNHLFKRSIMLIKAWCYYESRILGAHHGLLSTYALETLVLYIFNIFHKSLHGPLEALYKFLEYFSKFDWEKYCISLNGPVLLSSLPNLAVELSAINDELLFSKEILEVPFDKLIVLPEVSGGSNINICLKHLNIIDPLKWSNNLGRSVSKGSFYRIRGAFSFGAQKLGQILMLRADLIPTEIFGFFMNTLKRHGRGERSDVGKNDSPEFLLAPEYALGKDAPVLNNSNRSEDENRSPNPHRTSDSYFPGTGFNIHSTYSTGNGNDSFKQGCKDCSAGEDLPPVISFMEQQIYANNKPHILTPSTRTNTLDVPHSCAAESNRSDLHEQKLILSPCSTSNLLDLSGDLDLHLGCLRKIQYHLESMFDGLVQLIQEAFLSGVLDEDSFKIPTESYFSNTDARHPGLLSVSSSKTEIRNLSPVYYSHSTGDICHKSHTGDQVNAVCQQNGSLPSGTHITSNGLTFSPYPTAISENYPVYRFHTTQDLRTYGTGMQSLNNASLFLGTNVLSNALGQFSSPADGSENHNIFGYNSTRNNRVTRGTGSYIPQMSYDTYKERILSEKGRRQREILPNRLFKIKTNQTGHLHQHNSHEVGCSDESNGVITAESTYHIPTNQNSSQQDYSGKIVVPGEGGFALESASTNHATELTQISQPWNVHNNQHGYVCSDNNNMVDNQKPATSESLVRPDNESRELQILHPPEVQICKATASPCIVLPLCGHDGQGNIQESNTCQPSSPAIESSIPNSAFYQGTCRNPNFNSCETSANCNRKQVRRILPTER; from the exons GTAATTGCATTTGGGTCAGTTCCTCTGAAGAGCTATCTCCCAGACGGGGATATTGATATAACTGTACTTGGGAACACTGCTCTGGACAGCACTTACATTAGTGATGTTCACAGTATACTTGAATCGGAGCAGGATAGCGGCACAGAACTTGAAATAAAGGGTTTGCAATTCATCAATGCTGAG GTAAAGCTCATTAAATGTGTTATTGAGAATATTGTTGTTGACATCTCGTTCAACCAAATTGGTGGTGTCTCCACACTCTGCTTTCTTGAGCTG GTTGACCGTAAAGTTGGCAAAAATCATCTGTTTAAGAGGAGCATTATGCTAATCAAGGCATGGTGCTATTATGAAAGCCGCATACTAGGAGCTCATCATGGACTGCTATCTACTTATGCGTTGGAAACACTTgttctttacatatttaatatatttcacAAATCTCTGCACGGCCCCTTAGAG GCTTTGTACAAGTTTTTGGAATATTTTAGCAAGTTTGACTGGGAAAAGTATTGCATTAGTCTAAATGGTCCTGTTCTTTTGTCATCTTTGCCCAACCTTGCTG TTGAACTTTCGGCCATAAATGATGAATTACTGTTTAGCAAGGAGATCCTTGAGGTCCCGTTTGATAAACTCATTGTACTTCCAGAAGTTTCTGGtggatcaaacataaatatttgccTGAAGCATCTGAACATAATTGATCCATTGAAGTGGAGTAATAATCTTGGCAGAAGCGTCAGCAAAG GAAGCTTTTACCGCATAAGAGGTGCTTTCTCATTTGGTGCACAAAAGCTGGGTCAAATTCTCATGTTACGTGCTGACCTTATTCCTACTGAGatctttggattttttatgAACACCTTGAAGAGACATGGAAGAGGAGAAAGATCAGACGTTGGTAAAAATGATTCCCCAGAATTCTTGCTTGCTCCTGAATATGCACTTGGAAAAGATGCACCAGTCTTGAACAATTCCAACAGAAGTGAAGATGAAAACAGAAGTCCGAATCCGCACAGGACCTCAGATAGCTATTTCCCAG GAACCGGTTTCAATATCCATTCAACATATTCCACAGGGAATGGTAACGACAGCTTTAAACAGGGTTGCAAGGATTGTTCTGCAGGGGAAGATTTACCACCTGTTATATCATTTATGGAACAACAGATTTATGCGAACAATAAACCACATATATTGACTCCCTCTACTCGTACAAATACTTTGGATGTTCCCCATTCTTGCGCAGCTGAGTCAAATAGGAGTGATCTCCATGAACAGAAACTGATACTTTCTCCTTGCTCAACATCAAATTTGTTGGATCTATCAGGGGATCTGGATTTGCACTTGGGATGCCTTCGGAAAATTCAGTACCACCTGGAGTCCATGTTTGATGGGTTGGTGCAGCTGATTCAGGAAGCATTTTTGTCTGGTGTGCTAGATGAAGACTCCTTCAAGATTCCAACGGAGAGCTACTTTTCAAATACTGACGCAAGGCATCCAGGGTTATTATCAGTTTCATCTTCTAAAACTGAGATAAGGAACTTATCTCCAGTTTACTATTCGCATAGCACAGGAGATATTTGTCATAAATCACACACTGGGGACCAAGTGAATGCAGTTTGTCAGCAGAATGGTTCATTACCCTCAGGAACACATATTACATCGAACGGGTTGACATTTTCTCCATATCCTACTGCTATTTCAGAGAACTATCCTGTTTATAGGTTTCATACCACACAGGATCTTAGGACTTATGGAACTGGCATGCAATCTCTCAAT AATGCATCATTGTTTCTTGGAACAAATGTACTATCAAATGCATTGGGACAATTTTCATCTCCTGCTGACGGTTCAGAGAACCATAACATTTTTGGGTATAATAGCACAAGAAATAATCGTGTGACGCGTGGAACTGGCTCATACATTCCCCAGATG AGTTATGATACTTACAAGGAGCGCATATTGtctgaaaaaggaagaagacaaAGAGAAATATTACCAAATCGACTGTTCAAGATTAAAACCAACCAAACTGGCCACCTTCATCAGCACAACTCACATGAAGTTGGATGTTCTGATGAAAGCAATGGGGTTATTACAGCTGAAAGTACATATCATATACCAACAAACCAAAATAGTTCACAACAGGATTACTCAGGCAAAATTGTAGTTCCAGGTGAAGGAGGTTTTGCTCTGGAGAGTGCATCAACAAATCATGCAACCGAACTGACACAAATAAGCCAGCCATGGAATGTTCATAACAATCAACATGGGTATGTTTGCTCAGACAACAACAACATGGTTGACAACCAAAAACCTGCTACCAGCGAAAGCCTTGTCAGACCTGACAATGAATCAAGGGAGCTACAGATACTCCATCCACCAGAAGTTCAAATCTGCAAAGCTACAGCATCACCTTGTATAGTGCTTCCTCTTTGTGGCCACGACGGTCAAGGAAATATACAAGAATCCAATACATGTCAGCCCTCCTCACCTGCAATAGAG AGCAGTATTCCCAATTCTGCCTTCTATCAAGGGACCTGTAGAAACCCCAATTTCAACTCTTGCGAGACCTCAGCCAACTGCAACAGAAAGCAG GTCAGAAGGATTCTACCAACTGAAAGATGA